The following proteins come from a genomic window of Dermacentor albipictus isolate Rhodes 1998 colony chromosome 8, USDA_Dalb.pri_finalv2, whole genome shotgun sequence:
- the LOC139048555 gene encoding uncharacterized protein: MIKMHSPECLYMRSTRVFLQIFRDTVMAHLFVLYVLAALLACATSSQQKLVTSGLFDDENLYGGGDGGNGGRSSSRFGGSDFAGGNRGGSFGQQGGMGRYGANSELTRVLTIFRTSGNSLRRLGSTGGQFGGRGGLKGGMEGESGGFGGGYGGRSSGFRGSSGVIGRSSSGLSGSSGAGSDGFAGGFERSSSSFRGSRRRFGGGGGGFEGRGGGFGESNGDLSGSFGGRVSGRRMEGFSGLSGGMEGESGRFTSGFAGGQGGRSGSFGSDGLGSSMRGDDGGQQKSDTQQRFVSW; this comes from the exons ATGATAAAAATGCATTCGCCCGAATGTTTGTATATGAGAAGCACCCGTGTTTTCCTCCAGATCTTCAGGGATACAGTTATGGCTCACCTCTTCGTACTTTATGTGCTTGCTGCTTTATTAGCATGTGCAACATCCAGCCAGCAAAAGCTGGTGACGAGTGGACTATTTGACGATGAGAACCTTTACGGAG GTGGCGATGGCGGAAATGgaggccgcagcagcagcagattTGGCGGTAGTGACTTCGCCGGTGGCAACCGTGGCGGGAGTTTCGGCCAGCAGGGTGGTATGGGTAGATATGGCGCAAACTCGGAACTGACCAGGGTCCTTACGATCTTTAGAACAAGCGGAAACAGCCTGAGGAGACTCGGAAGCACCGGTGGACAATTTGGAGGCCGAGGTGGCCTTAAAGGTGGCATGGAAGGCGAAAGTGGTGGCTTTGGCGGTGGATATGGAGGAAGAAGCAGTGGCTTCAGAGGAAGCAGCGGTGTCATTGGACGAAGCAGCAGTGGTCTTAGTGGCAGCTCCGGCGCTGGAAGTGATGGTTTTGCGGGCGGGTTTGAAAGAAGCAGCAGTAGTTTTAGAGGAAGCAGACGTCGCTTTGGAGGAGGCGGAGGTGGCTTTGAAGGGCGTGGCGGTGGCTTCGGAGAAAGCAATGGCGATCTCAGTGGTAGCTTCGGTGGTAGAGTTAGTGGTCGAAGAATGGAAGGCTTCAGCGGCCTCAGCGGTGGCATGGAAGGTGAGAGTGGCCGATTTACCAGTGGCTTTGCGGGGGGCCAAGGTGGTCGCAGCGGTAGTTTTGGTAGCGATGGTCTCGGCTCCAGTATGCGTGGAGATGATGGTGGTCAGCAGAAATCGGACACAcaacaacgcttcgtctcatggTAG